The Chryseobacterium indicum genome includes a window with the following:
- a CDS encoding CgeB family protein has protein sequence MKIAIIGSKNFDGLEYHLHNSLKFMGHDIFHIDVSDVVKIPYRFNYYATKLFPKYDEKIFLKIADRIIDEKPDLVIGVYRFIHPNCIRKIKNELKNVVAIHINPDALTTFEYQQIFVSDYDAYFTKDPYIVGFMKGKMSLNAHYLPEAFNQRVHKPFEGKDRKQLEEETNIDVVTFGNMYPYRANMVKNLVESNINIKLFGVPDKRFPQKAVQNNFMNEYITGDRKSEVLLGAKIVFNNFHYAEIESVNVKFFEIGGIGAFQICDYKPIIKEYSVIDPEKFTYKNINEAIEKIKYYLDKPYERHLLSEQQREHFLKHHTYEKRMESVIKIVNEIK, from the coding sequence ATGAAAATAGCAATTATAGGAAGTAAGAATTTTGATGGTTTAGAATATCATCTTCATAATTCACTGAAATTCATGGGTCATGATATTTTTCATATCGATGTTAGCGATGTTGTAAAAATTCCTTACAGATTTAATTATTATGCTACGAAATTATTTCCAAAATATGATGAAAAGATTTTTCTTAAAATAGCAGATCGGATTATCGATGAGAAGCCGGATTTAGTAATCGGAGTTTATCGTTTCATACACCCAAATTGTATAAGAAAAATAAAAAATGAACTAAAAAATGTTGTAGCAATACATATTAATCCAGATGCTTTAACCACTTTTGAATATCAGCAGATATTTGTTTCCGATTATGATGCATATTTTACCAAAGATCCTTACATTGTTGGATTTATGAAAGGTAAAATGTCTCTTAATGCTCATTATCTGCCGGAAGCTTTCAATCAGAGAGTTCACAAACCTTTTGAAGGAAAAGACAGAAAACAACTGGAAGAGGAAACCAATATAGATGTTGTAACATTTGGAAATATGTATCCTTATCGCGCTAATATGGTTAAAAATTTGGTTGAAAGTAATATAAATATAAAATTATTTGGGGTCCCGGATAAAAGATTTCCTCAAAAGGCCGTTCAGAATAATTTTATGAACGAATATATTACTGGCGATAGGAAATCAGAAGTTTTGTTGGGGGCAAAAATAGTTTTTAACAACTTTCATTATGCGGAGATAGAGTCTGTGAATGTAAAATTCTTTGAAATTGGGGGTATCGGCGCTTTTCAGATATGTGATTATAAGCCTATCATTAAAGAATATTCAGTAATTGATCCTGAAAAGTTTACATATAAAAATATTAATGAAGCTATAGAAAAAATTAAATACTACCTTGATAAGCCTTACGAAAGACATCTTCTAAGTGAACAGCAAAGAGAGCATTTCTTAAAGCATCACACTTATGAAAAAAGAATGGAAAGCGTCATCAAAATAGTCAATGAAATTAAATAA
- a CDS encoding EpsG family protein: protein MLIIILFLLILLFTIIEHQRKNNFHQAFFIFSLFSIVLLESIKFDSGMDFWNTYNHYQFFKLNDTRYRYEFLYKYLVYFFRNILNFSYPFFLFFYYSVIYGLYYFSLNKVTKYPISALLLLFACTVGLFGSNRQLLAIALGFFAYVYFLKDKKIFYLAFVLIATLFHYSAFLYVFLLFLDRRISDKIWMVTIVVFLLLNITGFNLKIFNFIIYNFAPEKISDIIRGYNTGFPEMQSNYYMFIIGIIRRSLPIFLMIRYKNFLQDKSYYQLLLNTLFFSLATYVFFFGKLEYMSSRVSIYFIIFEIILYVWLIPVMNKIYKKNYYLLFVILLASIEFVKYVFSGSSPFIPFKTLFFSF, encoded by the coding sequence ATGTTGATAATTATTTTATTTTTATTAATCTTATTGTTTACAATAATTGAGCACCAGAGAAAAAATAATTTTCATCAGGCATTTTTCATATTTTCTCTTTTTTCTATTGTTTTACTGGAATCCATTAAGTTCGATTCCGGAATGGATTTTTGGAATACTTATAATCACTACCAGTTTTTTAAGTTAAATGACACAAGATATCGTTATGAATTTTTATATAAGTATTTAGTATATTTTTTTAGAAATATTCTTAATTTCAGCTATCCCTTTTTTTTATTCTTTTATTATTCTGTTATATACGGCTTATATTATTTTTCTTTGAATAAAGTCACAAAATATCCAATATCTGCATTGCTGCTTTTATTTGCGTGTACAGTAGGGCTTTTTGGGAGTAATCGACAGCTTTTGGCAATTGCATTGGGATTCTTTGCCTATGTATATTTTTTAAAAGACAAGAAAATATTCTATCTGGCTTTTGTTTTGATTGCTACTTTATTCCATTATTCTGCATTTCTTTACGTCTTTCTGCTTTTTTTAGACAGGAGAATCAGCGATAAAATTTGGATGGTTACAATAGTCGTTTTTTTATTATTAAATATTACTGGCTTCAATTTAAAAATATTTAATTTTATAATATATAATTTCGCTCCTGAAAAAATATCAGATATTATTAGAGGCTATAATACTGGTTTTCCAGAAATGCAGTCAAATTATTATATGTTTATAATCGGAATTATAAGAAGAAGTTTACCGATATTCCTTATGATTCGGTATAAAAATTTTTTACAGGATAAATCTTATTATCAATTATTATTAAATACGTTATTTTTTTCATTAGCTACCTATGTATTCTTCTTTGGAAAGTTAGAATACATGAGTTCTAGGGTTTCAATATATTTTATAATTTTTGAAATTATTTTATACGTTTGGCTTATTCCTGTTATGAATAAAATTTACAAGAAAAATTATTATTTACTTTTTGTAATTCTTCTGGCAAGTATTGAATTTGTCAAATATGTTTTTTCAGGTTCAAGCCCATTTATTCCTTTCAAAACTTTATTTTTTTCTTTTTAA
- a CDS encoding glycosyltransferase family 4 protein: MSIEKLFSILNTEMIKKGIDTKNVYEVDPNFSLSGFIKTNLFFKKNQSEINHITGAIHWSVFLLKRKNTVLTIHDAGNISELSGVKKSFFKLLWFYLPLKKLKYVTVISEKTKKELVAFFPWAESKITVIPNCLTIPYQDFEKPANSKPVILAVGYYPKKNLDRILQAIIGIDVKIIIIGLLSPERIKFLQENNIDYVNFERASEDELIQAYKDSDILCFPSLYEGFGLPILEAQAMKCCVITSNISPMKEVAGDGAILVNPNSMEEIRKAINDIISDQGLKNKLLELGQQNVIKYHPEVIAEQYINYYKMILNNK, from the coding sequence TTGAGCATAGAAAAGCTATTTTCTATACTGAATACAGAAATGATAAAAAAAGGGATTGATACAAAAAATGTTTATGAAGTAGATCCAAACTTTTCACTTTCAGGATTTATAAAAACCAATCTTTTTTTCAAAAAAAATCAAAGTGAAATAAATCATATTACGGGAGCTATACACTGGTCTGTTTTTTTACTTAAAAGAAAGAATACAGTTCTTACCATACATGATGCAGGAAATATTTCAGAACTCAGTGGGGTGAAAAAATCTTTTTTTAAACTTCTTTGGTTTTATTTACCATTGAAAAAATTAAAATATGTAACGGTAATTTCTGAAAAAACGAAAAAGGAATTAGTGGCATTTTTTCCCTGGGCAGAAAGTAAAATAACGGTAATACCCAATTGTCTCACCATACCCTATCAGGATTTCGAAAAACCGGCTAATTCCAAACCGGTAATTCTGGCAGTGGGATATTATCCTAAAAAAAATCTTGACAGAATTTTACAGGCTATTATTGGTATTGATGTTAAAATAATCATCATTGGTTTGCTATCTCCAGAAAGAATAAAATTTTTACAGGAAAATAATATTGATTATGTTAACTTTGAACGAGCGAGCGAAGATGAATTAATTCAAGCTTATAAAGATTCGGATATTTTGTGTTTTCCTTCATTATACGAAGGTTTTGGGTTGCCTATATTAGAAGCTCAGGCTATGAAATGTTGTGTAATTACCTCTAATATCAGTCCGATGAAAGAAGTTGCCGGAGATGGTGCCATTCTCGTAAATCCAAATTCAATGGAAGAAATAAGAAAAGCAATTAATGATATAATTTCAGATCAGGGATTAAAAAATAAATTGTTAGAGTTAGGACAACAAAATGTAATAAAATATCATCCCGAAGTAATAGCAGAGCAGTACATTAATTATTATAAAATGATTTTAAACAATAAATAG
- a CDS encoding acyltransferase yields the protein MNTKILYIYNIIRLFLPETSLFSLKNKILRLAGAKIGNNVRICSSVKILGDGDLEIGDNVWIGISTLIVSSKSRQNPNTKITIGSNIDIAPRVYIGTGTHVIDINSENIAGEGISYDITIENGCWICAESTLLPGVKIGSKTIVAAKTLVNKDLLENSVYAGIPAKFIKYVK from the coding sequence ATGAACACTAAAATTTTATACATATATAATATAATAAGATTGTTTTTACCAGAAACAAGCTTGTTCAGTCTTAAAAATAAAATACTTAGATTAGCTGGTGCCAAAATTGGAAACAATGTAAGAATTTGCTCTTCTGTGAAAATTTTAGGAGATGGTGACCTGGAAATTGGTGATAATGTGTGGATAGGAATTAGTACATTAATTGTCAGTTCAAAATCAAGGCAAAATCCAAACACAAAAATTACAATTGGAAGTAACATAGATATTGCTCCAAGAGTATATATTGGAACCGGAACACATGTTATAGATATTAATTCGGAAAATATAGCAGGAGAGGGGATAAGCTATGATATCACGATAGAAAACGGATGTTGGATTTGTGCAGAATCAACACTCTTACCTGGAGTTAAAATTGGTTCTAAAACAATTGTTGCTGCTAAAACTCTGGTTAATAAAGATTTATTAGAAAATTCTGTTTATGCGGGAATCCCTGCCAAATTTATCAAATACGTTAAGTAA
- a CDS encoding glycosyltransferase produces the protein MKAVFLIIDYVPHQENTIKKLIEKTDCKVLAFHAALFEKTVPEIKNFETHQYNQFTKEDILKKIKDFQPDFIVTAGWMIKEFIWVCKQITKVGKIPVIAQSDTPWYGKITQKINSAISPFHLSKAFTHLWVAGYYQYEYARKLGFDNNKILLNSLSADVDLFNRVNIEEKKKSYPKNLLFIGRFSEEKGIKELLNAWKDIQDKKKWNLVLVGRGDMKDEISKHNDIIVKDYMSQENLLLEMQNSGAFILPSTFEPWALVLHEAASAGLPIICTDVCGASPHFVINNYNGYKVKPDTTLLKNAIEKLISKTDEELLNFSYNSRILGNSITQDTSIANLLQVIS, from the coding sequence ATGAAAGCAGTTTTCTTAATTATTGACTATGTTCCTCATCAGGAAAACACGATAAAAAAATTAATTGAAAAAACGGATTGTAAAGTTTTGGCTTTTCACGCGGCTCTTTTTGAAAAAACGGTTCCCGAGATAAAAAATTTTGAAACCCATCAGTATAATCAGTTTACCAAAGAAGACATTTTAAAAAAAATAAAAGATTTTCAACCAGATTTTATTGTTACCGCAGGCTGGATGATTAAAGAATTTATTTGGGTTTGTAAACAGATTACAAAAGTGGGAAAAATACCTGTAATTGCACAATCAGATACTCCGTGGTATGGGAAAATTACTCAAAAGATTAATAGTGCTATCAGTCCGTTTCACCTTTCAAAAGCTTTCACTCATTTATGGGTTGCCGGTTATTATCAATACGAATATGCACGAAAGTTAGGCTTCGATAATAACAAAATACTTCTCAATTCATTAAGTGCCGACGTTGACCTTTTCAATAGAGTCAATATTGAAGAAAAAAAGAAGAGCTATCCTAAAAATTTACTGTTTATCGGTAGGTTTTCAGAAGAAAAAGGAATAAAAGAATTGTTAAACGCATGGAAAGATATTCAGGATAAAAAAAAATGGAACTTGGTTCTTGTCGGCAGAGGAGATATGAAAGACGAAATCAGCAAGCATAATGATATCATAGTAAAAGATTACATGAGTCAGGAAAATTTATTACTTGAAATGCAAAATTCCGGTGCTTTCATTTTACCATCTACTTTTGAACCGTGGGCGTTAGTTTTACACGAGGCAGCTTCAGCCGGTTTACCAATTATCTGTACTGATGTTTGCGGTGCATCTCCCCACTTTGTAATTAACAATTATAACGGCTATAAAGTAAAGCCAGATACAACGTTACTAAAAAATGCTATTGAGAAACTCATCAGTAAAACAGATGAAGAACTTCTTAATTTTTCTTACAATAGCAGAATTTTAGGTAACTCTATAACGCAGGATACATCAATAGCAAATTTATTACAGGTAATTTCATGA
- a CDS encoding glycosyltransferase, translating to MILIDALYINNSGGKVLLDYLIEELEKTDKEVFYLLDERIQKEKLQLKKNKVIYLKASLIKRRNFYKENKNKFSSILCFGNLPPNIKTSAKVYTYFHQLLFLDLPKEMSFISKKIYYIKTRFLNAFKKNTDYWLVQTELVKEKLSKKYAIPESNILVIPFYPPFTSEVKTNIRKEHQYIYVSNVSKHKNHLRLIEGFAKFYDKHKKGKLILTIPDDASEILNSINVKVNQGYPVENIGFVDRNSLCQLYTESEYHIFPSLTESFGLGLVEAIENGCKIIGADLPYTYAVCKPSLVFNPLEVDSITEALSLSLQKNTINSESKVKNEINTLISLLH from the coding sequence ATGATACTAATAGACGCATTATACATCAACAACAGCGGTGGGAAAGTCCTGTTAGATTATCTTATTGAAGAACTGGAGAAAACCGATAAAGAAGTTTTTTATCTTTTGGATGAACGTATTCAGAAAGAAAAATTACAGTTAAAAAAAAATAAAGTAATATACTTAAAGGCTTCTTTAATAAAAAGAAGAAACTTCTACAAAGAAAATAAAAATAAGTTTTCTTCGATACTGTGTTTCGGAAATCTTCCTCCTAATATTAAAACTTCCGCTAAAGTTTATACCTACTTTCATCAGCTGTTATTTTTGGATCTTCCAAAAGAAATGTCTTTTATAAGTAAAAAGATATACTACATCAAAACACGTTTTCTGAATGCTTTCAAAAAAAATACAGATTACTGGCTGGTTCAGACAGAGTTGGTTAAAGAAAAACTGTCAAAAAAATATGCGATTCCGGAAAGTAATATTTTGGTCATTCCCTTTTATCCTCCTTTCACTTCAGAAGTTAAAACAAATATCAGAAAAGAGCATCAGTATATTTACGTCAGCAATGTTTCAAAACACAAAAATCATCTTAGGCTGATTGAAGGATTTGCGAAATTTTATGATAAACACAAAAAAGGAAAACTCATTCTAACGATTCCTGATGATGCTTCTGAAATATTAAATTCAATTAATGTAAAAGTAAATCAGGGATATCCTGTTGAAAATATTGGATTCGTAGATCGAAATTCTTTATGCCAATTATACACAGAATCAGAATATCACATATTCCCATCCCTTACGGAAAGTTTCGGTCTAGGCTTAGTGGAAGCTATAGAAAACGGCTGTAAGATTATCGGTGCAGATTTACCTTATACCTATGCAGTCTGCAAGCCAAGTCTGGTTTTTAATCCTTTAGAAGTAGATTCTATTACTGAAGCATTATCACTATCTTTGCAAAAAAATACAATAAACTCAGAGTCTAAAGTAAAGAATGAAATCAATACATTAATTTCTTTACTGCATTAA
- a CDS encoding polysaccharide biosynthesis protein, translating into MEIQNKVLLITGGTGSFGTAVLRKFINTDHFREIRIFSRDEKKQDDMRNQFRSDKLKFYIGDVRDYRSVEPAMRGVDYVFHAAALKQVPSCEFFPMQAVKTNVEGTQNVIDAAAKNNVKKVICLSTDKAAYPINAMGISKAMMEKVAVAASRNLENTTVCLTRYGNVMASRGSVIPLFVKQIKNGESITITDPSMTRFLMSLEEAVDLVLFAFEHGNSGDLFVNKAPAGTIGDLAQALKEMFKADNPVKVIGTRHGEKLYETLCTREEMLKAEDMGDFYRIPADNRDLNYAQYFSEGVEDISKIEDYHSHNTKQEDVEGMKKLLLKLPLIRKEVLGEDIMQYPD; encoded by the coding sequence ATGGAAATACAGAATAAAGTCCTTCTTATCACAGGTGGAACAGGTTCATTCGGAACGGCTGTTTTAAGAAAATTCATCAATACAGACCACTTCAGAGAAATCCGTATTTTTTCCCGTGACGAGAAAAAGCAGGATGATATGAGAAACCAGTTTAGAAGCGATAAACTGAAATTCTATATCGGGGATGTAAGAGATTACAGAAGTGTAGAACCTGCAATGAGAGGAGTAGACTATGTATTTCATGCCGCAGCTTTAAAGCAGGTGCCTTCCTGCGAATTTTTCCCGATGCAGGCTGTAAAAACCAATGTGGAAGGAACTCAAAACGTAATCGATGCCGCTGCAAAAAATAATGTGAAAAAAGTAATCTGTCTAAGTACAGACAAAGCTGCATACCCTATCAATGCAATGGGAATTTCCAAAGCAATGATGGAAAAAGTAGCGGTTGCCGCATCACGTAATCTGGAAAACACAACAGTTTGCCTTACAAGATATGGAAACGTAATGGCTTCAAGAGGATCGGTAATTCCGTTATTTGTAAAACAGATTAAAAATGGCGAATCCATTACCATTACAGATCCGAGTATGACAAGATTCTTAATGTCGTTAGAGGAAGCGGTAGATTTAGTTCTTTTTGCTTTCGAACACGGAAACTCAGGAGACCTTTTCGTTAATAAAGCGCCTGCAGGAACTATCGGAGATCTTGCTCAGGCTTTGAAAGAAATGTTTAAAGCCGATAATCCGGTAAAAGTAATCGGAACGAGACACGGTGAAAAACTCTACGAAACTCTTTGTACGCGTGAAGAGATGCTGAAAGCCGAAGATATGGGAGATTTTTACAGAATCCCTGCCGATAACAGAGATCTTAATTACGCACAGTATTTTTCAGAAGGGGTAGAAGATATTTCCAAAATAGAAGACTACCATTCTCACAATACAAAACAGGAAGATGTTGAAGGAATGAAAAAACTTTTATTAAAACTCCCTTTAATCAGAAAAGAGGTTTTAGGAGAAGATATAATGCAATATCCTGATTAA
- a CDS encoding WxcM-like domain-containing protein: protein MAIPEIIKGGKYSDERGSLFFNNNFDVSVIKRIYCIENKDADFIRGWTGHKTEQRWFSALQGIFIIRLIKIDHWETPSKDSEILEFELHADQLDILHIPQGYASAIQSKITGSKLLVMADYALGEIEDDYRFSIDYFKNLQQ, encoded by the coding sequence ATGGCTATTCCTGAAATTATAAAAGGAGGAAAATATTCTGACGAAAGAGGCAGTTTGTTTTTTAACAATAATTTTGATGTTTCGGTAATTAAAAGAATATACTGTATCGAAAATAAAGATGCAGATTTTATAAGAGGCTGGACAGGTCACAAAACTGAACAGCGATGGTTCTCTGCATTACAGGGAATCTTTATCATACGATTAATAAAAATTGATCATTGGGAAACACCCTCAAAAGATTCAGAAATTTTGGAATTTGAACTTCATGCAGATCAGTTGGATATTCTTCATATTCCACAAGGATATGCAAGTGCCATTCAATCTAAAATAACAGGATCAAAATTATTGGTAATGGCAGATTATGCTTTGGGAGAAATAGAAGATGATTATCGGTTTTCTATTGATTACTTTAAAAATTTACAGCAATGA
- a CDS encoding NAD-dependent epimerase/dehydratase family protein — protein sequence MKKVGITGQNGFVGSHLYNTLGLQPEKFERISFERDFFDSPEKLDDFVKQCDVIVHLAAMNRHPDPEVIFNNNVELAKKLKSSLERTGSKAHVLFSSSSQEERDNLYGKSKKEGRELFADWAKNNGGKFTGMIIPNVFGPFGKPNYNSFIATFCHKLTHGENPVIDNDGEVKLIYVGELVQEIINQIEVAETNELYEVPHTSVNKVSEVLAKLENYKKLYFDNGEIPVLETKFDLNLFNTFRCYFDIKNHYPVKFTQHTDPRGAFVEVIRLGIGGQCSFSTTVPGITRGNHFHTRKIERFAVIKGKALIQLRKIDSDEVLDFYLDGNEPAYVDMPIWYTHNIKNIGEEELYTIFWINEPFNPEDSDTYFVEV from the coding sequence ATGAAAAAAGTAGGAATTACCGGACAAAACGGCTTCGTTGGTTCGCATTTATATAACACTTTGGGCTTACAGCCTGAAAAATTTGAAAGAATTTCTTTCGAAAGAGATTTTTTCGACTCTCCTGAAAAACTAGACGACTTTGTGAAGCAATGTGATGTTATTGTACATCTTGCAGCCATGAACCGCCATCCCGATCCTGAAGTTATTTTTAATAATAACGTCGAATTGGCTAAAAAACTAAAGAGTTCTCTGGAAAGAACAGGATCAAAAGCACACGTTCTTTTCTCATCCTCTTCTCAGGAAGAAAGAGATAATCTGTACGGTAAATCTAAAAAAGAAGGCAGGGAATTATTTGCAGACTGGGCAAAAAACAATGGAGGTAAATTTACAGGGATGATTATTCCTAACGTTTTCGGGCCTTTTGGAAAACCGAATTACAATTCTTTCATCGCAACATTCTGTCATAAACTTACCCACGGCGAAAATCCTGTGATTGATAATGACGGAGAAGTAAAACTGATCTATGTCGGAGAACTTGTGCAGGAAATTATCAATCAGATTGAAGTTGCAGAAACCAACGAATTATACGAAGTTCCTCATACATCCGTAAATAAAGTATCTGAAGTTTTAGCTAAACTTGAAAATTACAAAAAACTGTATTTTGATAACGGAGAAATTCCGGTGTTGGAAACGAAATTCGATCTCAATCTTTTCAATACATTCCGCTGCTATTTTGATATTAAAAATCATTATCCCGTAAAATTTACACAGCACACCGATCCGAGAGGAGCTTTTGTGGAAGTAATTCGTTTGGGAATCGGCGGACAGTGTTCTTTTTCCACTACCGTTCCGGGAATTACCAGAGGAAACCATTTTCATACAAGAAAAATCGAAAGATTTGCGGTAATTAAAGGCAAAGCTCTTATTCAATTAAGAAAAATAGACAGCGATGAGGTTCTGGATTTTTATTTAGACGGAAACGAACCCGCTTATGTAGATATGCCGATTTGGTATACCCACAATATTAAAAACATCGGAGAAGAAGAACTATACACTATTTTCTGGATCAATGAACCCTTTAATCCCGAAGATTCAGATACCTATTTTGTGGAAGTTTAA
- the wecB gene encoding non-hydrolyzing UDP-N-acetylglucosamine 2-epimerase translates to MKKLKVMTVVGTRPEIIRLSRVLSALDASEAVEHIIVHTGQNYDYELNQIFFEDLGLRKPDYFLEAAGKTATETVGNILIKIDPLLEELQPEAFLVLGDTNSCLCAIPAKKRQIPIFHMEAGNRCFDQRVPEETNRKIVDHTADINLTYSDIAREYLLREGLPADRIIKTGSPMFEVLNHYLPQIESSDVLSRLNLEEGKYFVVSSHREENINSEKNFNGLIESLNAIAEKFGYPIIVSTHPRTRNMIDKKQVEVRPEIQFLKPLGFHDYNALQMRSYAVLSDSGTISEESSILNFRALNIRDAHERPEAMEEASVMMVGLSPERILQGLTQLQQQKVGTERNYRPVSDYSMPNVSEKMVRIILSYTDYVNRVVWSKK, encoded by the coding sequence ATGAAAAAACTAAAAGTAATGACGGTTGTAGGAACACGACCGGAAATCATTAGACTATCAAGAGTATTATCAGCTTTGGATGCTTCCGAAGCCGTTGAACATATTATCGTCCATACAGGTCAAAACTACGATTACGAGCTGAACCAGATCTTTTTTGAAGACTTGGGACTTCGCAAACCGGATTATTTTCTGGAAGCAGCAGGTAAAACAGCAACAGAAACAGTGGGGAATATTTTAATTAAAATAGATCCTTTGCTTGAAGAATTGCAGCCTGAAGCATTTTTGGTTTTAGGAGATACCAATTCTTGTCTTTGTGCCATTCCTGCCAAGAAAAGACAGATTCCGATTTTCCATATGGAAGCTGGAAACAGATGTTTCGATCAGCGGGTTCCGGAAGAAACCAACAGGAAAATTGTAGATCACACTGCAGATATTAATTTAACGTATTCAGACATCGCAAGAGAATATCTTTTAAGAGAAGGTCTTCCTGCAGACAGAATCATCAAAACGGGTTCTCCTATGTTTGAAGTGCTGAATCATTATCTTCCTCAGATCGAAAGTTCAGATGTTTTAAGCCGTCTGAATTTAGAAGAAGGAAAATATTTTGTGGTATCATCCCACAGAGAAGAAAATATTAATTCTGAGAAAAACTTCAACGGATTAATAGAAAGTTTAAATGCCATTGCAGAAAAATTTGGCTATCCGATCATTGTTTCCACACACCCGAGAACCAGAAATATGATCGATAAAAAGCAGGTTGAGGTAAGACCGGAAATTCAGTTCTTAAAACCGCTTGGATTCCACGATTATAATGCGTTACAGATGAGAAGTTATGCGGTTTTATCAGATTCAGGAACTATTTCAGAGGAGTCTTCCATCTTAAATTTCCGTGCTTTAAATATCAGAGATGCACATGAAAGACCGGAAGCAATGGAAGAAGCATCCGTAATGATGGTGGGTTTATCTCCGGAAAGAATCTTACAGGGATTAACGCAGCTTCAGCAGCAGAAAGTAGGAACAGAAAGAAATTACAGACCGGTTTCAGATTATTCAATGCCGAATGTTTCAGAAAAAATGGTAAGAATTATTCTGAGTTATACGGATTACGTTAACAGAGTTGTTTGGAGCAAAAAATAA
- a CDS encoding glycosyltransferase family 4 protein: protein MKNLWIATELFYPEETSTSFILTKIANRLSEKYDVKVVCGDPVYDKQKKSSHFSLDSRVNVHRIKGWGGNKNSLLSRSLRFVFLSLSIFFYLWKNVKKGEKVFMVTNPAPLILLVSILKRLKKIELIILVHDVFPENTIPAGIIKSEKSVLYRVLRSIFDKAYSKADLLITLGRDMQQVIEAKIRKYNRHSKIEIIENWGDTEGIYPLLKEEVLNDNSSLKDRIIFQYAGNLGRVQGLIELLHIIKQVKNNRLVFHFVGEGAVKNTMFEYVEENKLKNVFFDGAYSREDQLQVLNKADVSFVSLAPKMFGLGVPSKTYNILAAGKPVLYVGEKNSEIDLLLKEENIGYSFQHFEEQKILDFFNSFDETSVQELEIMKQKARKVAEDKFSEEIILNKFYNII from the coding sequence ATGAAAAATCTCTGGATCGCAACCGAACTTTTTTATCCTGAAGAAACTTCAACTTCTTTTATACTCACAAAAATAGCAAACAGACTTTCGGAAAAGTATGATGTAAAAGTTGTTTGTGGAGATCCTGTGTATGACAAGCAAAAGAAAAGCAGTCATTTTAGTCTGGATTCCCGCGTAAATGTTCACAGAATAAAAGGATGGGGCGGAAACAAAAACAGTCTGTTGAGCAGATCTCTAAGATTTGTTTTTCTGTCTCTTTCTATCTTTTTTTATCTTTGGAAAAACGTTAAAAAGGGAGAAAAGGTTTTTATGGTTACGAATCCGGCGCCTTTAATTCTGCTTGTTTCAATCCTTAAAAGATTAAAAAAAATTGAATTAATTATTCTGGTTCATGATGTTTTTCCCGAAAATACCATCCCTGCCGGAATTATTAAATCTGAAAAGTCAGTATTATACAGAGTTCTCAGAAGTATTTTTGATAAAGCGTATTCAAAGGCTGATCTGCTGATTACATTAGGCAGAGATATGCAGCAAGTTATTGAAGCTAAAATCAGAAAATATAACCGCCATTCGAAAATTGAGATCATTGAAAACTGGGGAGATACGGAAGGTATTTATCCGCTCTTGAAAGAAGAAGTACTTAATGACAATTCATCTTTAAAAGACAGGATCATTTTTCAGTATGCCGGAAATTTAGGAAGAGTTCAGGGATTAATTGAATTATTGCATATTATAAAACAAGTGAAAAACAATCGGCTGGTTTTTCATTTTGTCGGAGAAGGAGCTGTTAAGAATACGATGTTTGAATATGTAGAGGAAAATAAGCTGAAGAATGTTTTCTTTGACGGAGCTTATTCAAGAGAAGATCAGCTTCAGGTATTAAATAAGGCAGATGTATCATTTGTAAGTTTAGCGCCTAAAATGTTCGGATTGGGAGTTCCTTCAAAAACATACAATATTTTAGCTGCCGGAAAACCTGTTTTATATGTTGGAGAAAAAAACAGCGAAATAGATTTACTTTTAAAAGAAGAAAATATTGGGTATTCATTTCAGCATTTTGAAGAACAGAAAATTCTGGATTTTTTTAATTCTTTCGATGAAACGTCTGTTCAAGAATTAGAAATAATGAAACAAAAAGCAAGAAAAGTAGCAGAGGATAAATTTTCAGAAGAGATCATACTGAATAAATTTTATAATATTATTTAA